One Cucurbita pepo subsp. pepo cultivar mu-cu-16 chromosome LG20, ASM280686v2, whole genome shotgun sequence genomic window carries:
- the LOC111783314 gene encoding uncharacterized protein LOC111783314, giving the protein MKKLYRRRGTVHPSPPIISDHLSFLPTAILTLAAALSPEDREILAYLISSFSNDFTTVNNFSGHRGKAAHQKPAAARSGSDHPPVFSCNCFRCYTSYWVRWDSSPNRQIIHEIIDAYEETLAESKAGKNSKKERKKRNTGSGSGSVSSPGDGKGSEVAPKVEESRVTEMEAADGGGGGENEAEKGSVRWIVSYIGEKIWGGWN; this is encoded by the coding sequence ATGAAGAAGCTCTACCGGAGAAGAGGAACGGTCCACCCATCGCCGCCGATCATCTCCGACCATCTCTCCTTTCTCCCCACTGCCATCCTCACCCTCGCGGCGGCGCTTTCACCGGAGGATCGAGAGATCTTAGCCTACCTCATCTCCTCCTTCTCCAACGACTTCACCACCGTCAACAACTTCTCCGGCCACCGCGGCAAGGCGGCCCACCAGAAACCCGCCGCCGCAAGGAGCGGTTCCGATCACCCTCCAGTTTTCTCCTGCAACTGTTTCCGGTGCTACACCAGCTACTGGGTGAGATGGGATTCCTCTCCAAATCGGCAAATCATACACGAAATCATCGACGCTTATGAAGAAACATTGGCTGAGAGCAAAGCCGGCAAGAACAgtaagaaagagaggaagaagaggaacaCCGGGTCCGGATCCGGGTCGGTTTCCAGTCCGGGTGATGGGAAGGGGTCCGAAGTCGCCCCGAAGGTAGAAGAGTCGAGGGTGACGGAGATGGAGGCGGCGGATGGCGGCGGAGGCGGTGAGAATGAGGCGGAGAAAGGGTCCgtgaggtggattgtgagttaCATAGGGGAAAAAATCTGGGGAGGTTGGAATtag
- the LOC111783620 gene encoding sialyltransferase-like protein 2, producing MRLLHFAFVLALASGFAAILIYINGVSYLYGNYQLSDEDYEALQSLQSSFQKCVSANGLGLQAVGGEDYCLVTMRFPQETIPKWKDPKTGELEGLSYEFNLCEAVATWEQVRNSTTILTKEYIDGLPNGWEEYAWRRINKGILLNSCANRTLCMEKLSLVLPETPPYVPKQYGRCAVVGNSGDLLKTKFGKEIDGFDVVIRENGAPIQNYTDHVGKKSTFRLLNRGSAKALDKVVELDETRKEVLLIKTTIHDIMNKMIQEIPIKNPVYLMLGASFGSAAKGTGLKALEFALSICDSVDMYGFTVDPGYKEWTRYFSESRQGHTPLHGRAYYQMMECLGLVKIHSPMRPNPNRVVKWVPSQKMVTAARVASEKRLRRVGAGSKDPLASCSIIKKRIRSKPMPISSLRKPAAAHQKFVRGTTMYPLEHSPGHGLLCTVRPN from the exons ATGAGGCTGTTGCATTTCGCCTTTGTGCTTGCTTTAGCTTCTGGATTTGCGGCTATTCTCATATACATTAACGGTGTTTCCTACCTAT ATGGTAATTATCAACTTTCCGATGAGGATTATGAAGCTCTGCAATCCCTTCAGAGCAGTTTCCAGAAGTGTGTG AGTGCAAATGGATTAGGTCTACAAGCTGTTGGTGGTGAAGATTATTGCCTAGTTACAATGAGGTTTCCTCAAGAAACCATTCCCAAATGG AAAGATCCTAAAACTGGTGAACTTGAAGGCTTATCATATGAATTTAATCTCTGCGAAGCTGTGGCTACTTGGGAACAG GTGCGGAACAGTACTACCATACTGACCAAGGAGTACATTGATGGCTTGCCAAATGGATGGGAGGAGTACGCCTGGCGTAGGATTAACAAAGGAATTCTTCT TAATAGTTGTGCTAATAGAACTTTGTGCATGGAGAAACTTTCCTTAGTACTTCCTGAAACGCCACCATATGTTCCAAAGCAATATGGTCGTTGTGCTGTTGTGGGAAATTCTGGAGATCTCTTGAAAACCAAATTTGGGAAGGAGATAGATGGTTTTGATGTGGTTATCAGGGAAAATGGGGCCCCTATCCAG AACTACACAGATCATGTGGGTAAGAAAAGTACCTTTCGTCTTCTTAATAGAGGATCTGCAAAAGCTCTGGATAAAGTCGTGGAGTTAGATg AAACAAGAAAGGAGGTTTTGTTGATCAAAACAACAATTCACGATATCATGAACAAGATGATTCAG GAGATTCCCATAAAAAATCCTGTTTATCTCATGCTTGGTGCTTCATTTGGTTCTGCCGCAAAAGGAACTGGGCTCAAGGCTCTTGAGTTTGCTCTCTCCATATGTGACTCTGTAGATATGTATGGCTTCACTGTTGATCCTGGTTATAAAGAATG GACAAGATACTTTTCAGAATCTCGACAAGGTCACACACCTCTGCATGGTAGGGCATATTACCAGATGATGGAATGTTTGGGT CTTGTCAAAATCCATTCTCCTATGCGACCTAATCCGAACCGGGTGGTGAAGTGGGTACCAAGCCAAAAGATGGTTACTGCTGCTAGAGTTGCATCTGAGAAACGATTGAG GAGGGTTGGAGCAGGTTCTAAAGACCCATTGGCTTCATGCTCTATCATAAAAAAGCGTATCAGAAGCAAGCCTATGCCAATTTCAAGCCTACGCAAGCCTGCCGCTGCTCATCAAAAGTTCGTGAGAGGCACAACCATGTACCCTTTGGAGCATAGTCCTGGTCATGGTCTTCTTTGCACAGTGCGGCCAAATTGA